Proteins encoded by one window of Heterodontus francisci isolate sHetFra1 chromosome 12, sHetFra1.hap1, whole genome shotgun sequence:
- the LOC137375660 gene encoding heart- and neural crest derivatives-expressed protein 1-like: MSLVGSFQHHALMHEGFPFTPSNRCHQEHPFFQSWVLNQGEMSPEYSAQPPYSSDYGINGVVQEPGHFEVAPERPGRRRGTTVPKKERRRTESINSAFAELRECIPNVPADTKLSKIKTLRLATSYIAYLMDTLAKDSQVGEAEAFKADLKKMDSKEGKRKRETNETVNSSTRSSDKKVKGRTGWPQQVWALELNQ, from the exons ATGAGCCTAGTTGGAAGTTTCCAACATCACGCTTTAATGCACGAAGGCTTTCCATTTACCCCAAGCAACCGCTGCCACCAGGAGCATCcgttcttccagagttgggtcctaAATCAGGGAGAGATGTCTCCCGAATACTCGGCGCAGCCTCCCTACAGCTCAGATTATGGGATTAACGGAGTGGTGCAGGAGCCCGGCCACTTTGAAGTGGCCCCAGAGCGGCCAGGTAGACGGCGAGGTACAACGGTACCGAAAAAGGAGAGACGCCGGACGGAGAGCATCAACAGCGCGTTCGCCGAGTTAAGGGAATGTATCCCGAATGTGCCGGCAGACACAAAACTATCGAAAATCAAAACGCTCAGGTTGGCCACCAGTTATATCGCTTATCTCATGGACACTCTGGCAAAGGACAGCCAGGTCGGAGAGGCGGAAGCTTTCAAAGCAGATCTGAAGAAAATGGACAGCAAGGAAGGAAAACGAAAACGGGAAACG AATGAAACCGTAAACAGCTCCACAAGAAGCAGTGACAAGAAGGTAAAAGGAAGGACGGGATGGCCGCAGCAAGTCTGGGCTTTGGAGCTGAATCAGTGA